The following proteins are encoded in a genomic region of Streptomyces gobiensis:
- a CDS encoding protein meaA: MTKRQKDRPWLMRTYAGHSTAEASNELYRRNLAKGQTGLSVAFDLPTQTGYDPDHVLARGEVGRVGVPVSHLGDMRRLFQDIPLEQMNTSMTINATAMWLLALYQVVAEEQGADPARLQGTTQNDIVKEYLSRGTHVFPPVPSLRLTTDMITYTVNHIPKWNPINICSYHLQEAGATPVQEIAYAMSTAIAVLDAVRDSGQVPQERMGDVVARISFFVNAGVRFVEEMCKMRAFTRIWDKVTRERYGIENPKQRRFRYGVQVNSLGLTEAQPENNVQRIVLEMLAVTLSKDARARAVQLPAWNEALGLPRPWDQQWSLRIQQVLAHESDLLEYEDIFAGSHVIEEKVDSLVTECLAEIDRIQEMGGAMAAVESGYLKSQLVSSHAERRARIESGEEKIVGVNCYESTEPNPLTADLDTAIMTVDPANEARVVEALHTWRDQRDEPRAQEALAALKKAAAGDTNLMAATVECARAGVTTGEWAWALRDVFGEFRAPTGVGGAPVAVSAEQGSVLAEVRRKVEATAAELGSGKLRLLVGKPGLDGHSNGAEQIAVRARDAGFEVVYQGIRLTPEQIVSAAVAEDVHCVGLSILSGSHAELVPDVLARLRRTGVDDMPVIVGGIIPAADAEALRAAGVAAVFTPKDFGITEIIGRIVDEIRTANQLDPLEVPA, translated from the coding sequence ATGACCAAGCGTCAGAAGGATCGTCCGTGGCTGATGCGGACCTACGCCGGGCACTCCACCGCCGAGGCGTCCAATGAGCTGTACCGGCGCAATCTCGCCAAGGGCCAGACCGGCTTGTCGGTCGCGTTCGACCTCCCGACGCAGACCGGCTATGACCCCGACCATGTCCTCGCCCGTGGCGAGGTCGGCCGGGTCGGGGTCCCCGTCTCCCATCTCGGCGATATGCGGCGGCTGTTCCAGGACATTCCGCTGGAGCAGATGAACACCTCGATGACCATCAACGCCACCGCCATGTGGCTGCTGGCGCTCTATCAGGTGGTCGCCGAGGAGCAGGGCGCGGACCCCGCCAGGCTCCAGGGGACGACGCAGAACGACATCGTGAAGGAGTACCTGTCGCGCGGGACGCATGTCTTCCCGCCCGTTCCGTCGCTGCGGCTGACGACGGACATGATCACCTACACGGTGAACCACATCCCCAAGTGGAACCCGATCAATATCTGCAGCTACCACCTGCAGGAGGCCGGAGCCACCCCCGTCCAGGAGATCGCCTACGCGATGTCCACCGCGATCGCCGTGCTGGACGCGGTCCGGGATTCGGGGCAGGTGCCGCAGGAGCGGATGGGCGATGTGGTGGCCCGTATCTCCTTCTTTGTGAACGCGGGCGTCCGCTTCGTCGAGGAGATGTGCAAGATGCGGGCGTTCACCCGTATCTGGGACAAGGTCACCCGCGAGCGCTACGGCATCGAGAACCCCAAGCAGCGCCGCTTCCGCTATGGCGTCCAGGTCAACTCCCTCGGCCTGACCGAGGCGCAGCCGGAGAACAACGTCCAGCGCATCGTGCTGGAGATGCTGGCCGTCACTCTCTCCAAGGACGCCCGCGCCCGCGCCGTGCAGCTGCCCGCGTGGAACGAGGCGCTGGGCCTTCCCCGGCCCTGGGACCAGCAGTGGTCGCTGCGTATCCAGCAGGTACTCGCCCATGAGAGCGATCTGCTGGAGTACGAGGACATCTTCGCGGGCTCCCATGTCATCGAGGAAAAGGTGGATTCGCTGGTCACCGAGTGCCTGGCCGAGATCGACCGGATCCAGGAGATGGGCGGGGCTATGGCGGCCGTGGAGTCCGGCTACCTGAAGTCCCAGCTCGTCTCCTCGCACGCCGAGCGACGGGCCCGGATCGAATCCGGCGAGGAGAAGATCGTCGGGGTCAACTGCTACGAGTCCACCGAGCCCAACCCGCTCACCGCCGACCTCGACACGGCCATCATGACCGTCGACCCGGCCAATGAGGCGCGGGTGGTGGAGGCCCTGCACACCTGGCGTGATCAGCGTGATGAGCCGCGCGCCCAAGAGGCGCTGGCCGCGCTGAAGAAGGCGGCGGCCGGGGACACCAATCTGATGGCCGCCACCGTGGAGTGCGCGCGTGCCGGGGTCACCACCGGGGAGTGGGCCTGGGCGCTGCGCGATGTCTTCGGGGAGTTCCGGGCACCAACGGGAGTGGGCGGCGCACCGGTCGCGGTCTCCGCTGAGCAGGGTTCCGTACTGGCCGAGGTCCGCCGCAAGGTCGAGGCCACGGCAGCCGAGCTGGGCTCCGGCAAGCTGCGGCTACTGGTCGGCAAGCCGGGCCTGGACGGGCACAGCAATGGCGCCGAGCAGATCGCCGTACGGGCCCGGGACGCCGGGTTCGAGGTGGTCTACCAGGGCATCCGGCTCACCCCGGAGCAGATCGTCTCGGCGGCCGTCGCCGAGGATGTGCACTGCGTCGGACTGTCCATCCTCTCCGGCTCGCACGCCGAGCTGGTGCCGGACGTACTGGCCCGGCTCCGCCGTACGGGCGTGGACGACATGCCCGTGATCGTCGGCGGCATCATCCCCGCCGCGGATGCCGAGGCGCTGCGCGCCGCCGGAGTCGCGGCGGTCTTCACCCCGAAGGACTTCGGCATTACGGAGATCATCGGCCGTATCGTCGATGAGATCCGCACAGCGAACCAGCTCGACCCTCTGGAGGTCCCCGCATGA
- the ccrA gene encoding crotonyl-CoA carboxylase/reductase, with protein MNSILDAILAPDSTSEDFAQLQLPESYRAVTVHKDDAEMFQGLATWEKDPRKSLHLDDVPVPELGPGEALVAVMASSVNYNSVWTSIFEPLSTFGFLERYGRTSPLAKRHDLPYHIIGSDLSGVVLRTGPGVNAWRPGDEVVAHCLSVELESADGHNDTMLDPEQRIWGFETNFGGLAEIALVKSNQLMPKPGHLTWEEAAAPGLVNSTAYRQLVSRNGAGMKQGDNVLIWGASGGLGSYATQFALAGGANPICVVSSEDKAEICRKMGAEAIIDRKAEGYKFWKDEHNQDPREWKRFGKRIRELTGGEDVDIVFEHPGRETFGASVYVTRKGGTIVTCASTSGYNHEYDNRYLWMSLKRIVGSHFANYREAWEANRLIAKGKIHPTVSKTYSLEETGQATYDVHRNLHQGKVAVLALAPQEGMGVRDEEMRAKHIDAINLFRDAPAEQTSKPSRNV; from the coding sequence GTGAACAGCATCCTTGACGCGATTCTCGCGCCAGACAGCACCTCAGAAGACTTCGCCCAGCTCCAGCTCCCGGAGTCCTACCGCGCGGTGACCGTGCACAAGGACGACGCCGAGATGTTCCAGGGGCTGGCCACCTGGGAGAAGGACCCCCGTAAGTCCCTTCACCTGGACGACGTCCCGGTGCCCGAACTGGGCCCGGGCGAGGCCCTGGTCGCCGTGATGGCCAGCTCCGTGAACTACAACTCGGTGTGGACCTCGATCTTTGAGCCACTGTCGACCTTCGGCTTCCTGGAGCGCTACGGACGCACGTCGCCGCTGGCCAAGCGGCACGATCTGCCGTACCACATCATCGGCTCCGACCTGTCGGGGGTCGTGCTGCGCACCGGCCCGGGCGTCAACGCCTGGCGGCCGGGCGACGAGGTCGTGGCGCACTGCCTCTCCGTGGAGCTGGAGTCCGCCGACGGGCACAACGACACCATGCTCGACCCCGAGCAGCGCATCTGGGGCTTTGAGACCAACTTCGGCGGCCTCGCCGAGATCGCGCTGGTCAAGTCCAACCAGCTGATGCCCAAGCCCGGACACCTCACCTGGGAGGAGGCAGCCGCCCCCGGTCTGGTCAACTCCACCGCCTACCGGCAGCTGGTCTCCCGTAACGGCGCGGGCATGAAGCAGGGCGACAATGTCCTCATCTGGGGCGCCAGCGGCGGTCTCGGCAGCTACGCCACCCAGTTCGCGCTGGCCGGCGGCGCCAACCCGATCTGTGTCGTCTCCAGCGAGGACAAGGCGGAGATCTGCCGGAAGATGGGCGCCGAGGCGATCATCGACCGCAAGGCCGAGGGCTACAAGTTCTGGAAGGACGAGCACAACCAGGACCCCCGGGAGTGGAAGCGCTTCGGCAAGCGCATCCGCGAGCTCACCGGGGGCGAGGACGTCGACATCGTCTTTGAGCACCCCGGCCGGGAGACCTTCGGCGCCTCGGTGTACGTCACCCGCAAGGGCGGCACCATCGTCACCTGTGCCTCGACCTCCGGCTACAACCACGAGTACGACAACCGCTATCTGTGGATGTCGCTCAAGCGCATCGTGGGCTCGCACTTCGCCAACTACCGGGAGGCGTGGGAGGCCAACCGTCTGATCGCCAAGGGCAAGATCCACCCCACCGTGTCCAAGACGTACAGCCTGGAGGAGACCGGTCAGGCCACGTACGACGTGCACCGCAACCTCCACCAGGGCAAGGTCGCCGTGCTCGCGCTCGCCCCGCAGGAGGGCATGGGCGTGCGCGACGAGGAGATGCGCGCCAAGCACATCGACGCCATCAACCTGTTCCGCGACGCGCCAGCGGAGCAGACGAGCAAGCCCAGCCGGAACGTCTGA
- a CDS encoding TetR family transcriptional regulator: protein MSQPTKTARTPASSQRLKMRRDLAAAAMELFATKGYEATTVDEIAATAGVARRTFFRHFRSKEEAIFPDHDDTLERARAVLDAAPAHEHPLDTVCRGIKEVMKMYAASPAGSVERYKLTREVPALREREIASVARYERLFTRYLLGHFDEAAHHDGDDDPLLAEVAASAVVTAHNHVLRRWLRGGGVGDVEAQLDHAFGIVRQTFGTGFGASRGETTGRGGPAARASAQGKVLVTVARTDAPLDEVMQTIERALRQS from the coding sequence ATGTCGCAGCCCACAAAGACCGCCCGTACGCCCGCATCGTCCCAGCGCCTGAAGATGCGGCGTGACTTGGCGGCGGCCGCGATGGAGCTCTTCGCCACCAAGGGTTACGAGGCGACCACGGTCGACGAGATCGCCGCCACGGCGGGTGTGGCCCGCCGTACCTTCTTCCGCCACTTCCGCTCCAAGGAAGAGGCGATCTTCCCGGACCACGATGACACTCTGGAGCGCGCCCGGGCCGTGCTGGATGCCGCGCCCGCGCATGAGCATCCACTCGACACCGTGTGCCGAGGCATCAAGGAAGTCATGAAGATGTACGCGGCCTCACCGGCCGGGAGCGTGGAGCGTTACAAGCTGACCCGGGAGGTGCCCGCGCTGCGCGAGCGGGAGATCGCCTCGGTGGCCCGCTATGAGCGGCTGTTCACCCGTTATCTGCTGGGCCACTTCGATGAGGCCGCGCACCACGACGGTGACGACGACCCGCTGCTCGCCGAGGTCGCCGCGTCGGCGGTGGTCACCGCGCACAACCATGTGCTGCGGCGCTGGCTGCGCGGCGGCGGGGTGGGCGATGTGGAGGCGCAGCTGGATCACGCGTTCGGGATTGTGCGGCAGACCTTCGGCACCGGGTTCGGCGCCAGCCGGGGGGAGACCACTGGGCGGGGCGGGCCCGCCGCGCGGGCCTCGGCGCAGGGCAAGGTGCTGGTGACGGTGGCCCGCACGGATGCTCCGCTGGATGAGGTCATGCAGACCATCGAACGCGCCCTGCGCCAGAGCTAG
- a CDS encoding 3-hydroxyacyl-CoA dehydrogenase family protein has product MDRPSLTTVAIVGLGTMGTGIAEVLARAGREVIGIDTSGEAARQAVLSLEAATARAVERERITEQERQDILARFRTYPDLQAAADAELVIEVVPESYELKHQVFHALDDIVKPTAILATGTNALSVTRLAADSAHPERVVGLHFFNPAPAMKLVEVVSCVLTSPDAVDAVTQLAEELDKEPIAVGDRPGFVADGLLFGYLNQAAAMYEAKYATREDIDAAMKLGCGLPMGPLALLDLIGIDTARTVLDAMYAESRDRLHAPAPILGQLTQAGLTGRKAGRGFYSYESLGSPTVVPDAETPAEGAQSGAPRSVNAVGVAGSGTMASGIAEVFAKAGYAVVLTARSEEKAETAKARIAKSLDRSVKKGRLSQEDRDATLARITPAGSLDALAEVDLAVEAVAEDLTVKQQLFATLDKVCKPGAVLATTTSSLPVVACARATSRPQDVIGMHFFNPAPAMKLVEVVRTVLTGDDVHATVREVCGKIRKHPVDCGDRAGFIVNALLFPYLNNAIKMVEEHYATLDDIDTAMKLGGGYPMGPFELLDVVGLDVSLAIEQVLHKEFRDPGLAPAPLLEHLVAAGCLGRKSGRGFREYARR; this is encoded by the coding sequence ATGGACCGTCCCTCCCTGACCACAGTTGCCATCGTCGGCCTCGGCACGATGGGCACCGGTATCGCCGAAGTCCTGGCCCGCGCAGGGCGCGAGGTGATCGGCATCGACACCAGCGGCGAGGCGGCCCGGCAGGCCGTCCTCAGCCTGGAGGCCGCCACCGCCCGCGCCGTCGAGCGTGAGCGGATCACCGAGCAGGAACGGCAGGACATCCTGGCCCGCTTCCGCACCTACCCGGACCTCCAGGCCGCCGCCGACGCCGAGCTGGTGATTGAGGTCGTGCCCGAGAGTTACGAGCTCAAGCATCAGGTCTTCCACGCGCTGGACGACATCGTCAAGCCGACCGCGATCCTCGCCACCGGCACCAACGCGCTCTCGGTCACCCGGCTCGCCGCCGACTCCGCGCACCCCGAACGCGTCGTGGGCCTGCACTTCTTCAACCCGGCTCCGGCGATGAAGCTCGTCGAGGTGGTCTCCTGCGTGCTGACCTCGCCGGACGCGGTTGACGCGGTGACCCAGCTCGCCGAGGAACTGGACAAGGAGCCGATCGCGGTCGGCGACCGGCCGGGCTTTGTCGCCGACGGGCTGCTCTTCGGCTACCTGAACCAGGCCGCCGCGATGTACGAGGCCAAGTACGCCACCCGGGAGGACATCGACGCCGCGATGAAGCTGGGCTGCGGGCTGCCGATGGGGCCGCTCGCCCTGCTCGATCTGATCGGCATCGACACCGCCCGTACCGTCCTGGACGCCATGTACGCCGAGTCCCGGGACCGGCTGCACGCTCCCGCCCCGATCCTGGGTCAGCTCACCCAGGCGGGGCTCACCGGACGTAAGGCGGGCCGTGGCTTCTACTCCTATGAGTCGCTGGGGAGCCCGACCGTCGTCCCGGACGCCGAGACCCCGGCCGAGGGCGCGCAGAGCGGTGCTCCCCGCTCGGTGAACGCGGTGGGGGTGGCGGGCTCGGGCACCATGGCCAGCGGTATCGCCGAGGTCTTCGCCAAGGCGGGCTACGCGGTGGTGCTCACCGCCCGCAGCGAGGAGAAGGCCGAAACGGCCAAGGCCCGGATCGCCAAGTCCCTGGACCGCTCGGTGAAGAAGGGGCGGCTGAGCCAGGAGGACCGCGACGCGACGCTCGCCCGGATCACCCCGGCGGGCTCGCTGGACGCGCTGGCCGAGGTGGATCTGGCGGTGGAGGCGGTCGCCGAGGACCTGACGGTCAAGCAGCAGCTCTTCGCCACCCTGGACAAGGTGTGCAAGCCCGGCGCGGTGCTGGCGACGACCACCTCTTCGCTACCGGTCGTCGCCTGCGCCAGAGCCACCTCGCGGCCGCAGGACGTCATCGGGATGCACTTCTTCAACCCGGCGCCCGCGATGAAGCTGGTCGAGGTGGTGCGTACGGTCCTCACCGGCGACGATGTGCACGCCACCGTGCGCGAGGTGTGCGGCAAGATCCGCAAGCACCCGGTGGACTGCGGCGACCGTGCGGGCTTCATCGTGAACGCGCTGCTGTTCCCCTACCTCAACAACGCGATCAAGATGGTCGAGGAGCACTACGCCACCCTCGACGACATCGACACGGCCATGAAGCTCGGCGGCGGCTACCCCATGGGCCCCTTCGAGCTGCTGGACGTCGTCGGGCTCGATGTGTCACTGGCCATCGAGCAGGTCCTGCACAAGGAGTTCCGCGACCCGGGCCTGGCCCCGGCGCCACTGCTGGAGCATCTGGTCGCGGCGGGCTGCCTGGGCCGTAAGTCGGGGCGCGGCTTCCGTGAGTACGCCCGTCGGTGA
- a CDS encoding HEAT repeat domain-containing protein, whose amino-acid sequence MDDQLQTLARRVRGEAERAECERLLALVRRGDRAAHDELALVLTEPGRPLWMREIAAYALGCAGDRRAFETLVFLLNYRDPARGATAAAALARLGDPRTARAAATLATNELRTAYALHPIRLLAQLGAPESVPVLITTLRRLLAGPDHYWPIARACAEGLGQLGDPRARTVLTAAREFDQLRAVADKALRCL is encoded by the coding sequence ATGGATGATCAGCTCCAGACGCTGGCGCGGCGGGTGCGGGGTGAGGCGGAGCGGGCGGAGTGTGAGCGGCTGCTGGCCCTCGTACGGAGGGGCGACCGCGCGGCGCACGATGAGCTGGCACTGGTGCTCACCGAGCCCGGACGGCCGCTGTGGATGCGGGAGATCGCCGCGTACGCACTCGGCTGTGCGGGCGACCGGCGGGCCTTTGAGACGCTGGTCTTCCTGCTCAACTACCGCGATCCCGCGCGGGGTGCCACCGCCGCGGCCGCACTGGCCCGGCTCGGTGATCCGCGTACCGCCCGCGCCGCCGCGACCCTGGCGACCAACGAGCTGCGCACCGCCTATGCCCTGCACCCCATCCGGCTGCTGGCCCAGCTCGGCGCTCCCGAGTCCGTACCGGTGCTCATCACCACGCTGCGGCGGCTGCTGGCCGGACCTGACCACTACTGGCCCATCGCACGGGCCTGCGCGGAAGGGCTCGGGCAGCTCGGCGACCCCCGGGCCCGGACGGTGCTGACCGCGGCCAGGGAATTCGATCAGCTGCGCGCCGTCGCCGACAAAGCACTGCGCTGTCTGTGA
- a CDS encoding sulfotransferase, whose product MSVRPLTFVVGTGRSGSTALSSIVNLHPDVLSLNELLASVGADPRRDPLPDKPLSGVEFWSLLADPNRVFDRMIRSGAPLPEFLYNRSPGRFSAETTGIPALCLMVLPHLTDDPDTLLDELAPRVTAWPSRPVAAHYAALFDLLCARFGRRAVIERSGYSLGWVPRLRETFPEARFVHLFRNGPDCALSMSRHSGYRMITQLREIEESAGVSSLADLTEEHIRSLPPELAGLLADRFDPALVLERPLPVTRFGSLWSRIITDGVAMLNKIPARQRTTLAYEDLLAAPERELARLAEFAGVEPLRDWLDTGQAMLDSGRRGAALRLPPEELSALRESCAPGMAALRGAR is encoded by the coding sequence GTGAGCGTGCGGCCCCTGACCTTTGTCGTCGGCACCGGGCGCAGCGGCTCGACCGCGCTGTCGAGCATCGTGAACCTGCACCCCGATGTGCTCAGCCTCAATGAGCTCCTCGCTTCGGTCGGCGCCGACCCCCGCCGTGACCCGCTGCCCGACAAGCCGCTGTCCGGGGTGGAGTTCTGGAGTCTGCTCGCCGACCCGAACCGGGTCTTCGACCGGATGATCCGCAGCGGTGCCCCGTTGCCGGAGTTTCTCTACAACCGGTCCCCTGGCCGCTTCTCGGCCGAGACCACCGGCATCCCCGCGCTCTGCCTGATGGTCCTGCCGCATCTCACCGACGACCCGGACACACTGCTCGATGAGCTCGCTCCCCGGGTCACCGCCTGGCCCAGCCGTCCGGTCGCCGCGCACTACGCGGCGCTGTTCGATCTGCTCTGCGCCCGCTTCGGCCGCCGGGCGGTCATCGAGCGCTCGGGCTACTCCCTGGGCTGGGTGCCCCGGCTGCGCGAGACGTTCCCGGAGGCGCGCTTTGTCCATCTGTTCAGGAACGGGCCGGACTGCGCGCTGTCCATGAGCCGTCACTCCGGCTACCGGATGATTACGCAACTGCGGGAGATCGAGGAGTCGGCCGGGGTCAGCTCGCTGGCCGACCTCACCGAGGAACACATCCGGTCTCTGCCCCCCGAGCTGGCCGGACTGCTGGCCGACCGGTTCGATCCCGCCCTGGTCCTGGAACGGCCGCTGCCGGTTACCCGGTTCGGCTCATTGTGGTCGCGCATCATCACCGATGGGGTGGCCATGCTGAACAAGATCCCGGCCCGGCAGCGTACGACCCTGGCGTACGAGGACCTGCTGGCCGCACCGGAGCGGGAGCTGGCGCGGCTGGCCGAGTTCGCCGGTGTGGAGCCGCTGCGGGACTGGCTGGACACCGGGCAGGCCATGCTCGACAGCGGACGGCGCGGCGCCGCCCTGCGGCTGCCGCCGGAAGAGCTCTCGGCGCTCCGCGAGAGCTGCGCCCCGGGTATGGCGGCCTTGCGCGGAGCGCGCTGA
- a CDS encoding MerR family transcriptional regulator, with product MVRQLMRIGEVSERTGLSLRTIRHYEEVGIIGPTSRSEGGFRLYTEAEVRRLAVVRRMRPLGFCLEDVRSLLGVLERLPSTDRAASGTDIQAHDELVATLRKFWQETDARCEGLRQELAKAEDFASSLHGHLARLAEASAAPGGKR from the coding sequence ATGGTGCGGCAGCTGATGCGGATCGGCGAGGTGTCCGAGCGTACGGGCTTGTCCCTGCGCACCATCCGGCACTACGAGGAGGTCGGCATCATCGGCCCCACCTCCCGCAGCGAGGGGGGCTTCCGGCTCTATACGGAGGCGGAGGTGCGGCGGCTCGCTGTGGTGCGCCGGATGCGGCCGCTCGGTTTCTGCCTGGAGGACGTACGGTCGTTGTTGGGAGTGCTGGAGCGGCTGCCCTCTACGGACCGGGCGGCGTCCGGGACTGATATCCAAGCGCACGATGAACTGGTGGCGACATTGCGGAAATTCTGGCAGGAAACGGACGCGAGGTGCGAGGGCCTGCGCCAGGAGCTGGCGAAGGCGGAGGACTTCGCCAGCTCGCTGCATGGTCATCTGGCACGCCTCGCGGAGGCGTCGGCGGCTCCGGGCGGGAAGCGATGA
- a CDS encoding peptide chain release factor 3, with protein MSGPAEEAARRRTFAVISHPDAGKSTLTEALALHAHAITSAGAVHGKGSRKGVSSDWMEMEKARGISVTSAVLQFGHRGQVLNLLDTPGHADFSEDTYRVLAAVDCAIMLIDAAKGLEEQTRKLFDVCRHRGIPVITFVNKWDRPGRDALELLDEIEREFRLRPTPVTWPVGIAGHLRGLVDVRDPDRMLRYTRAPGGAKEALEETVEADRAAAEEGEDWVQATEELHLLAETGAEHDQESFEAGKSTPVFFGAALSNIGVRLLLDAVVDLAPAPAGRPLEGGGERPVDAPFSGLVFKVQANMDPSHRDRIAFMRVCSGIFERGMTVTRAATGRPFATKYAHSVFGQDRSSVETAYPGDVVGLVNAAALRVGDTLYTDKRAVFPPMPTFAPEHFAVVRPVDIGRSKQFRRGIAQLDEEGVVQVLVSERRGEQAPVLAAVGPMQFDVVRHRMENEFGAAVRLEPLQYGHARATDKAGAEALNRSRLVHGEAMVRTRDGAYLGLFPNRWHISSFEREFPDTPLEPLIAAHE; from the coding sequence ATGAGCGGGCCCGCTGAAGAGGCCGCGCGCCGTCGTACGTTCGCTGTGATCAGCCACCCCGACGCGGGTAAGTCGACGCTGACCGAAGCCCTGGCCCTGCACGCCCATGCGATCACCTCGGCGGGCGCGGTGCACGGCAAGGGCAGCCGGAAGGGCGTCTCGTCCGACTGGATGGAGATGGAGAAGGCGCGCGGCATCTCCGTTACCTCCGCGGTGCTGCAGTTCGGTCACCGGGGGCAGGTGCTCAATCTGCTGGACACCCCGGGCCACGCCGACTTCTCCGAGGACACCTACCGGGTGCTGGCCGCCGTCGACTGCGCGATCATGCTCATTGACGCGGCCAAGGGCCTGGAGGAGCAGACCCGCAAGCTCTTCGATGTCTGCCGCCACCGTGGCATCCCTGTCATCACCTTCGTCAATAAGTGGGACCGGCCGGGCCGGGACGCCCTGGAACTGCTGGATGAGATCGAGCGGGAGTTCCGGCTGCGGCCTACGCCGGTCACCTGGCCGGTCGGTATCGCGGGCCATCTGCGCGGCCTCGTCGATGTCCGGGACCCGGACCGCATGCTGCGCTACACCCGTGCCCCCGGCGGTGCGAAGGAGGCCCTCGAGGAGACGGTCGAGGCCGACCGCGCCGCCGCCGAGGAGGGTGAGGACTGGGTACAGGCCACAGAGGAGCTGCACCTGCTGGCCGAGACCGGCGCCGAACACGACCAGGAGTCGTTCGAGGCCGGCAAGTCAACCCCGGTCTTCTTCGGTGCGGCCCTGAGCAATATCGGGGTACGGCTCCTGCTGGACGCGGTCGTCGATCTCGCTCCGGCACCGGCTGGGCGCCCGCTGGAAGGCGGGGGAGAGCGTCCGGTCGACGCCCCCTTCTCCGGGCTGGTTTTCAAAGTGCAGGCCAATATGGACCCTTCGCACCGCGACCGGATCGCCTTTATGCGGGTCTGTTCCGGGATCTTCGAGCGTGGCATGACCGTCACCCGGGCGGCGACCGGGCGGCCCTTCGCCACCAAGTACGCACACAGCGTCTTCGGCCAGGACCGCTCCTCCGTCGAAACCGCCTACCCCGGTGATGTGGTCGGCCTGGTCAACGCCGCCGCGCTACGCGTCGGGGACACTCTCTACACGGACAAGAGAGCCGTCTTCCCGCCGATGCCCACCTTCGCGCCCGAACACTTCGCGGTGGTACGCCCGGTGGACATCGGCCGCTCCAAACAATTCCGGCGCGGCATCGCGCAGCTGGACGAGGAGGGCGTCGTCCAGGTGCTGGTCTCCGAGCGGCGCGGGGAGCAGGCACCGGTGCTGGCGGCCGTAGGACCCATGCAGTTCGATGTGGTTCGGCACCGGATGGAGAACGAGTTCGGCGCCGCGGTCCGGCTGGAACCGCTGCAGTACGGCCATGCCCGCGCCACCGACAAGGCCGGAGCCGAGGCGCTCAACCGCTCCCGGCTGGTCCATGGTGAGGCGATGGTCCGCACCCGCGACGGTGCGTATCTGGGGCTCTTCCCCAACCGCTGGCACATCAGTTCCTTTGAGCGGGAGTTCCCGGACACCCCCCTGGAACCCCTTATCGCGGCTCACGAGTAG
- a CDS encoding MerR family transcriptional regulator → MTQRQMQIGEVAERTGLSLRTIRHYEEVGLVTPSARSKGGFRLYTESDVERLMVIRRMKPLDFSLEETRDLLEITDRLSATEPPPAADRERLRERLDAYRKVADARCEKLRAQLIAAEDFAATLRRQLDRQG, encoded by the coding sequence ATGACTCAGCGGCAGATGCAGATCGGCGAGGTGGCCGAGCGAACGGGTTTGTCGCTGCGCACGATCCGGCACTACGAGGAAGTGGGGCTCGTTACCCCCTCCGCCCGCAGCAAGGGCGGCTTCCGGCTCTACACGGAGTCCGATGTGGAGCGACTGATGGTGATCCGGCGGATGAAGCCGCTGGACTTCTCACTGGAGGAGACGCGGGACCTGCTGGAGATCACCGACCGGCTCTCCGCGACCGAGCCGCCTCCGGCGGCGGACCGGGAACGGCTGCGCGAGCGACTGGACGCCTACCGCAAGGTGGCGGACGCCCGCTGTGAGAAGCTGCGCGCCCAGCTCATTGCCGCCGAGGACTTCGCCGCGACACTGCGGCGCCAGCTGGACAGACAAGGCTGA